In the genome of Streptomyces sp. V2I9, one region contains:
- a CDS encoding MerR family transcriptional regulator, giving the protein MDPTGDLLPTAPPVGGLTTGAVARLLGVAPTTLRSWDRRYGLGPAAREDGRHRRWTAADIAVLRAMCRLTSAGLPPAEAARAVLAGQTPAPAPTPGRASPAPGPLPPGRARRECRGLARAAARLAGPAMDELLTAALDRYGLPAAWDEVIMPVLHAVGRRWESAGERYIEVEHLLSWHVSGALRRVPARSPSPGAGLSLLACVPGETHSLALEALAATLAHQGLPVSMFGAALPVEALVEAVRRTGPNAVVLWAQSPDTADGATVDRVEAIAWGVRGARRRPAVLVAGPGWAGRRPPGARHLSGLARAVDVLAAPVAR; this is encoded by the coding sequence ATGGACCCGACAGGCGACCTGTTGCCCACGGCGCCGCCGGTGGGTGGCCTCACCACCGGCGCGGTGGCCCGCCTCCTGGGCGTCGCGCCCACCACCCTGCGCTCGTGGGACCGCCGCTACGGCCTCGGCCCGGCCGCGCGGGAGGACGGCCGGCACCGCCGCTGGACCGCCGCCGACATCGCCGTCCTGCGGGCCATGTGCCGGCTCACGAGCGCGGGTCTGCCGCCCGCAGAAGCCGCCCGTGCCGTCCTCGCCGGGCAGACCCCTGCCCCGGCCCCGACGCCGGGACGCGCCTCACCGGCTCCCGGACCGCTTCCGCCGGGCCGGGCCCGCCGGGAGTGCCGCGGCCTGGCCCGCGCCGCCGCCCGGCTGGCCGGGCCGGCCATGGACGAACTGCTCACCGCCGCGCTCGACCGGTACGGCCTGCCGGCCGCGTGGGACGAGGTGATCATGCCCGTGCTGCACGCGGTGGGCCGGAGGTGGGAGTCGGCGGGGGAGCGGTACATCGAGGTCGAGCACCTGCTGTCGTGGCACGTCTCCGGCGCGCTGCGCAGAGTGCCGGCGCGGTCGCCCTCTCCCGGCGCGGGCCTCTCCCTGCTGGCCTGCGTGCCCGGCGAGACCCATTCGCTGGCCCTGGAGGCGCTTGCCGCCACCCTGGCCCACCAGGGTCTTCCCGTCAGCATGTTCGGTGCGGCGCTGCCGGTCGAGGCGCTGGTGGAGGCGGTTCGCCGTACCGGGCCGAACGCGGTGGTGCTCTGGGCGCAGTCCCCGGACACGGCTGACGGTGCGACGGTGGACCGGGTGGAGGCCATCGCGTGGGGCGTACGGGGCGCGCGGCGGAGGCCCGCCGTTCTGGTCGCCGGACCGGGCTGGGCCGGACGGCGACCGCCGGGAGCCCGTCATCTCTCCGGGCTGGCCCGCGCCGTGGACGTACTCGCCGCGCCGGTTGCGCGGTAG